AAGCCCATGCTGGCAGCACATTAATTGCTTTACAGCAGTTAGAGAGCTGCAGAAGCAACTTCTTGGGGGTGTTTTTTCCAGGAGCAGGCTCTGGGAGTGAGGAGAAGAACCCTCTGTGCAGCAATCAGTGTCTCCAGCACTCTCCAGAGGGGAAGCAATCAGCACCAGCCACAACCTTTACTCCTTAAACTTCCCCAGAGGGAACATTTCAAAGCATCAAAAGGATTTAAAcctgtccagctgctgctgagccatAATTAACAGTTGCACAGTCAGCTCCCACTGCGGCTGACAAAGCCTCAGCAGCAAATCCTCTCTTTATCACACTGCTGGAGTATTTATagagccacagccaggcagggggcagaggaaggaggagaacaGGTGAGCTGCTTACCAGGGGGGATAACATTTGCTTTCAGCTGCCTGGCCTTTCCTCAGCCCCTGGGGAAGCTCCAGGAGGGATCCTGGGGTGCAGCCTTTGGCTCTGGGATGGCTCCTGGGGCCAATCCCCAGCTGGAACATTGGCAGCCGGGCTGGTGTCCTCACCAGGAGCCCTTCCACCCCCAGGAACTGCCCCTTCCTGCTCTCATCTGCCACCTCCAGGAGACCCAAGTGATGGaggccacagctctgctcacaaACTGACCTTGGACCGTGTCATTTGTCCCTCCCCTGTAGCATTTACAGCCCTGGGCCTCTTCACAGAAAGTGATATAAAAACAGCAATTCTCCTCGAGTGCCCCGGCagagggtggggacaggaggagcGCCGGGGTTGTTTGACCCGTGGGCTGGAAGGggatgctggagctggtgggatgggagagctgggaaagcaggaaggGCAAAGGTTGCCAGCAGGAtcccaggtgctgcagaggaCAGGGAAGGAGATTATCACCCCTGAAATCTGCTGGGTGCCTCTGTGGCATTGTCCCAGTTGCCCACACAGAGATCTGTGTCCCACGGCAGGGTTGCAGGATCTGTGCTCTGGATTgcaccaggctgtgccagggaattACCAGCACTggatttatttcctgctgtgccTTTATGACCCCACTGAGACCGTAAATTCCTCTAAAGTCTAACTAAAACAGTTTGAGTTTCTCCATAAACAGTCTTGTAAAGCAATGCTGTTCAAAAGGGGAAGGGGGGTCAGGAGGTTTTTACCACCTGGCTGTTGAGCCCCTGAAGTGCCCCACTCCTCTTTGTGCTGTAACTCCCTGGGGAGTTTTCTCATGCTGGGATGGCCTGAGAGGGTTCTTGGAAagagctcctgggagctgcatcCCACCTGCACCCGGAGCACAGAtatccatccctccctgccaggagatCTTTGTTCAGCCCCCAGGCACAGCCTTGCCCCAAGGACTGCAAGCAGCCGGGCACACcgtttaaaataatttttaaacccATTTGAAATCATCTTTTAAGCacaaaaaggcattttcctcagcacagccacGGGATTCCTTTTCCACACACTTTATTTACAGCAGTCTCCCGCCCCTGGGCTTCCAAgccacagctccctccagcaggatttcttttgggaatgggatgatGCTCACGGNNNNNNNNNNNNNNNNNNNNNNNNNNNNNNNNNNNNNNNNNNNNNNNNNNNNNNNNNNNNNNNNNNNNNNNNNNNNNNNNNNNNNNNNNNNNNNNNNNNNNNNNNNNNNNNNNNNNNNNNNNNNNNNNNNNNNNNNNNNNNNNNNNNNNNNNNNNNNNNNNNNNNNNNNNNNNNNNNNNNNNNNNNNNNNNNNNNNNNNNNNNNNNNNNNNNNNNNNNNNNNNNNNNNNNNNNNNNNNNNNNNNNNNNNNNNNNNNNNNNNNNNNNNNNNNNNNNNNNNNNNNNNNNNNNNNNNNNNNNNNNNNNNNNNNNNNNNNNNNNNNNNNNNNNNNNNNNNNNNNNNNNNNNNNNNNNNNNNNNGAGTTTTGGGGTCCCtctcatggcaggggtggaatggggCGAGTTTTGGGGTCCCTTCCCGAATTCCCGGCAATTCCCGGTTCCGCACGTGGCTCACCCGCGCCCCCCAGCGCCCACGGGGAGCAGGCGCAGCTCCCCCGTCCTCCCGTGCTCAGCCCTCCCCAAACCCCTTCCAGATCCTTCTGCCCCATCCCGAGCATCCTCCCGTGCTCAGccctccccaaacccctctcTGACCCttctgccccatcccagcccctcctgctctctctggTGGCCCAAACACCGAGCCTGCTCCCCGTTGGAAGCCTTTCCTCGCACCAGGGCTACAAAGACACCTGCAAGTTCACATCTCCGGGGTCGGGGAGCGCAGCCTGTGCGTCCCTGCTCTCCCCGCGGTGGCAGCGCTCAGCAAACTGCACGGCATCGTGGATGCTGTGGAAGGGCAGCGGGCCCCCAGCGCCTGCCTGGCCGGCCCAGCCTCCCTCCCGGAGCCGCCGGCGGATGGAGGGGTTGCAGTTGGCCAGGAGCACCTGGACCCCCACCCCCAGGTAGTCGTGGTGCGTCTCCTTCAGCACAGAGAGCCCCGCGGTGTCTATGAACTGCATGGCCCCGCAGTCCAGGATTAGGGTGTGCATATCCCTGCAGGGGAGACGGGCTGGAGGTGTCTCAGCCCTTCTCCTGGCCTGCTTCAGGCAGCCAAAGCCGTCCCCAgagcccctgctgctgcctgtggctgtggTGGCCCCCGGCCCAGGGTGGCTGGTGGCCAGCAGCACGGGATTGACCCCGGTTTTCTGGTACAGAGCAGCCCTGAAATAATCCTTGTTGGCGTAGTAGAGGGAGCACTCGAAGCGGAAGATTTTGACGTTGGCGatgctgctgagctgtttgTAGGTGGCCTGGTCCTCGTAGATCTCCCTGTTGCTGACCTTGCCCAGGAGCGTGGCCCGGGGTCTCTGCGTGCGGAAGAtgatgcagagcagggagaagcaaACGCCCACGAGGAGCCCGATCTCCGTGGTGACCAGCGTGGAGCACAGCATGGTTGTCCACCACACCACCGTGTCCAGCTTGCTGAGCTGCCACATCCTGGGGGTGTCCCGGAACTTGCTGAGGCCGCCCCGCAGGTTGACGATGGTGACCACCCCCAGGATGGAGGTCTGGAGCGAGTAGAAGAGCGGGGAGatccacagcagcaccagcagcagcaccagggaggtGACCAGCCCTGACACCTGGGTCTGGCTCCCCGTGGACTCCTTCAGCAGCGTCTTGgtcagggcagcagagctggcaaagCAGTAGAAGAAGGAAGGGATGAGGTTGCACATGCCGATGGCGATCATCTCCTGGTTGGCGCTGACGGCGTAGCCGTGCTTTTTGCCAAAGATTTCTGCCAGGGACACGGTCATGGCGAAGCCAATGACAGCGATGGGCAGAGCGtccagtgccaggctgggaaacAGGCTGCTGTCAGGGACAGTGGGCTTCCTGAAGCCCGTGGGGATGTCCCCACACACAGCGGCCTGGTAGCGCTGCTCAAAGTCAAAGTAGTGAGAGACGACCGTGGCTACGATGACCACCAGCAGCTCGATGGGGAACGGGGCCTTCATCCTCTCCTTGTAGCGCTCGTTGAGCTCCTTGATGGGCACTATGATGGCCAAAGCCACCAGGCTGGTGAGCAGGTCACAGATGTTGGTGGTGTGGATGTGCCTGAAAAGGTCCACCCAGGTGAGGATGAAGGAGCCCACCCCCTCGTGACGAGGGATTTTCAGGCCCAGCAGATATTTCATCTGGGAGGTGATGATGGTGAGGCTGGAGCCGGTCACGAAGCCCCCCAGCAGAGGCTCTGACAGGTAGACAGCCACGAAGCCCATCTGTAAAAGCCCCAGCAGGACCTGAAAAGAGAACCAGCCACAGCTTTAGCATGGGCTGCAAGGGGTGGCTGGCGCTTGATGTCACTTTGCTGCCGCTTTAGCAGCCCTGGCTACTGGGGTAGTCCTGTCTGTGGATGTGCTGAGCATTCCACGTGAGGAATTTGTCTCCAGGAGTTAATCTGGGGTATGGAAAACTAGAGAGAGCCACCTTTAACGCTTCTCTGTGACTGGGGATGCCACCCAGAAAagggccctgctgctgcctcctcagcagcagccccagcagagcagctctgggcatcACTCAGTTGTGATGCTCTGAATTTGGAATTTTGGATTTGGAATCCGCTGTCCCAGTGGAAAAGCCTGGAACTGCTCAGTGACAGCGTGGCCTAGGCAGTGGGGACAGTGCCAGGGCCCTTGAGGGTGGTCCTTGCTCTAAGCTGCAGGACTGAGGTGGTGGGAAGGTGGTTCACAGATCTCTTGCTGTGTCTGATCCTGAGGATGTGtcagacacttccagggcaTGGCTCTCCTGTGGAGGAAAACACCCCCCATTCAGCTGTGTCTGCACTTTTAAAATCACTGCATTCACAGAGATTCAAAGGTGTCAGGGTCTAGAAATGTTTCTCAGGACTCCTAAGTCTGAACCAACACTCAGAGATCTCGAGCTCGGAGAATCTCCTAGGAGGAAACAGCACAAGAGCAAACGCTTGTACCTGGTAAAGACCGACCAGAAAGCTCAAGGAGAGGGCCACGGTGATGGCGTAGCAGCTCCTGTCACAGGCCTCTGTCCCGTTCCTGGGGGAGCTGGAGTTGTCCCCGAGGGCGGCACCGCTGTCCCCGTACCCCGCCAGCTGCAGGTGGCGCGTCACCGACTGCCCCACCATGAGGCACAGCACCCCGAAGGAGCCCACGCTGGCGTGGCGCGACGTGGCCGTGGCCGCGTAGATGATGTTGCAGAAGAAGTTGGTGTAGATGCCATAGATGGGGTCCTGGTTGGCCAGCAGGGAGTAGGAGATGGACTGAGGGATGGCCACAATCCCCACCAGGAGCCCCGAAACGACGTCCCCCAGCAGCTGGGTGCGGGGGCTGTAGCGGGGCAGCCACTCCAGCACGGGCAGCAGCCGGCGCAGGGAtcgggggctgcagctgcaggcgGCTCTGGCTCGCTCCAGgatcagctccctgctgctgcagcctggggactCGTGCTCCTCCAGGGTGATAAAAGTGGCAGGAGCCTCCTGAGCTTTGCTGGACGTGCCCTCCATGGCCCCAGCGCAGCTaaggcaggagagcaggcagAAATGAGCACATCAGCAGGaatctcagaaaagaaaagcatcgTGAAACCAGGCCTTGCTCTGCTGAATTAACAGCTGGCCTGTAGCTTCCCATCAGAAAGAATCAGAGGAAGGAGGATCAGTTTGCATAACAATCCAttcttgtaaagaaaaatagGTTGCACCtgtaacaacaacaaaatctgtCCCATGAGAAtccatgaagaaaatatgtaaactaAGGAAAAATAGAGATATTTGATAGATATACACCCTGGCCACTTACTGACCAATAAAATGAGTGCCAGTGTACAGTCAGGCAATTTAACACATTTTATCCCTATAAAAATTTAACTAATTTTATCCCTATAAAAATATGAGCTGTGCAATAAAGATGGGCTTTTCTGCCTGAAGAAATCAGAGTCCTGTCTGTTTGGGAAATAACCTCAGacaaatcaaacaaaagcattttcccaaggttgatttgtttgttgttaTTTATGGACTTGATTAACCCCAACCCCCAAATCAGGGGTCACAGAGCCCCCCGtgctccctccccatccctcttCACTGAACTGCActgaatttcactgaaatttcacTGAAACTAAAACTCCTCCAAGAACTCTGACTGCTGTTGAGACACTGCAACTTAGGCAAAAAACttattttggaaatgttaaGATATTCCAAGGGATACTTTAGGAATCAAGACGTGGGTAAGAtaatcaattaattaatattataataattataattatagaTAATATATAGTATAGATAATTATCTAGAATATATAGTATTATTGTTTCTTATTATTTAGTATTATTAGTTAGTTATTAATAagggaaataattatttgtgtgattaatttgcaaattaattttcccttcaacactacataattttaaatttcaccAGTGGATTGTATTAAACAAGGGCTCCCATCTGCAGAATGAAACCACCCTGCTTTTTCAGGCTGGTTAAGAAACAGAGACACCTTCCAAGCTTTTCAGTCAAAATGCAGCTGCAACAAAAACACCTTTTTGTGAGAACtgaaggacagagagagagaaaaccacTCCTGAGGGGAGACCTGGGCTGTGGTTTGGGAATGAACTGGGGTGAGGAGAAATCCCattcccctgccctgcacacaTCACCAAGTCTGACTCCTGTGGTGCCCAAGAGTTCAGGTACCTGCCTGAAAACCCTAAAACTGAAACATGAAACCAAAGTGCAGGATTTTTGATAAATGCCAAGGGCAGCagatgagcagagctgctccaggaactGGAGTTAATGCCCATTCTTACCTCTGGCTGCAAGTTGGGTGTTCCCTCCCCACCTGGGGCTTCTCCTCCCCTGGGGACAGACCTGTCTGCACCTCGCAGCCacccctgggcacagggaaaCCTGGCCCAGGAGCCTCTTCCCTTGGGATCTGAGCTCCTGAAGCGAGCCATGGCTCTTTTATCAGCTGCTGGAGATGGTGCAGCCACCaaacagagctgtgtttgggaAACAAACACCATGCTGAGAGGGTATTTTGGCTGACAACTCCTCCTGGACACGAAGAATGATTGAAGGGGCTTAGAAAAGTGGTCCTGCCAGATAAGAGGATTGCTTGGATCTGGAGAAGTGTTTGCTAAACAAGGGGAATGATGGAAAAacacctctctgctctgcccctccctgAACTGAGCGAGCTGAGGTCCTGCTGGGCTTCTCAGGTTTTCATCTATTCTGGACAAGCTTTTGTGCCAAAAACCAAGGAGCAAAGCTCGTTCCAGAATGAGTTTCCTTTCCTGGCAGTTTTTCCCCCACAGAGGCTCTGTaaagcagagagcaaagctGTGGTGCCACAGGTTATTTCAGGGAGACAGCAGAACTTTGGATGTGCCAAATCTACACAATTCACATTTTGCAGAGCCTTTTAGAGACCAGCACACGTAACAAGGGGCTTTGCTGTGCAGAAACACAactgggagaagagcagggtCATATTATTTGGTAAAGGTGAGCAATTgcaccagcagccaggaaaaaaaggactGTTCATCACCCTGAACAGAAAGAGCAGCCTCATAAATGCCAGCTGGAACTGCTCTGCCCTTGTCAGCTGTGCCAACAACCTCCACCAGACCTCTCAGCACACACTCCCACTTCCCTTGCTCTGCCtccttcttttccatctcttttccaCTGAGCTAATCCAGATTTTTTGGTTGTTCCATGCCCCATGGATAAATGCCTTTCCTTGGAGAGGGGGCTGAGAGCACAGGGGgcactgggagagctggagtgGGGATGGAGAGGTGGAATTTCCACAGGGTTTGGATGTAGATGCTGGGTAGACACcctgagggaagagaaggggaaaagcagcatccTGAGCTACACTTATCTCATCAGGGGAAGTCTGGATCTCAGTAATTAggagtaaataaataagaaacacCCGTGttctctggcagcaggagaaaatgagAGCACATGCTAAGGAGGCAGCTGCTCCAtgtttttatctatttatatcAATTCTCTTTCCCCTGCCATTCCTCCAGAGCTCGTGTATTTCCAGGTGCACGGTTGAGAgttcccctctcccttcccctgctctcaGTATCTCACTCCATCTTTCCTTGGCCTCCTCattcctcctgtgctgggatgaTCCTTTCACACCCTTTGTACAGTTCCTGGTTACAGCTCATTTTGTGCCTTGGCCTGGATGATGTGGTCTCTActcactcattttctttttccattttcttccctcGCAAATTAcccaaatttccattttctctacGAATCCTTCATCTTAAAATTCACTGAAGAAGTGATGAGTCAGCCATTGAAGAGCTGGCCAGGCTGGACTTTTGATTGTTCCCTGGGATGAGATACAGTTGAGCACAATCCATCTTTGGGTTTGATCTAATTTAGGAAGATCCAGCTCTGGATCTCTGCCCTGTCCAGCACAAAAATGGGGCAAACACTTTTTCTTGCGTGGCAGGATTTAGGTTACCTCAGCCTCCAgcctgctgccactgcctgctgctgcttttccttccaaattccATCTTCATTTATACATTCTGGAGCTCTTTTATTTGTTAAGATTTCCTTTATGCCCTGATAGAGCTTTGAAGCTCTTCCACCTCTCTGAGGCTTCTGCCTCCAATCCTTCCCTGCCATCCTCCCTCAgaacttttttctccccttccttgTGTTCAAACTCACAGTTGTTTTTGTATACTCAGATAATAAATATCTATTTCAATATATTCCATACTTTAAATATTCCAGACTTTTTGCAGTTCCCAAGCTCCTTGTCCCCGCTGGTTTCCCGGTGAGTTTGGTTCTCTGTGCTGGAAATTCTGTGGGCTCTGAGGAGAGGCCACTCCACGtcctccatcccagcagaggGGCTGTAAAACACCCCTGGTGACATCTCTGCAATTCCTTTTTCTGGATGAGGTGAGGCAAgggcagaaaacacaaaagtttcacattttctgtgggaaatgcatcacaaaaaagaaacccaccAGGGACCTTCAGGTGACCTTGAGCCACCcggggctgtgctgccttcccCATGCAAggtcagcacagctggaacagtTTGTTTCCAAAAGCATCTTCCAGGCTTGCTCTTTATTGCCACTATAAACTCGCTCCATGTTCAGCTCCATCCTGGGCAAGGCTGGGCTGCACAGACCATTTTGGACAATGCAGGTGGAGACAGGACCCTGCCTGTGCTTTCCAGAGCATGAAATCCAAAGATTTTATTCCTGGCATGGAGTGTGAGCAATTGaacatccatccatccatccatctatcatccatcatccatccatccatcatccatccatccatcatccatccatccatcatccatccatccatctgcAGCCTGGtgagaaacagcagagcagacaaGCTCCAGGTACAAGGAaatgtgggagcagcagctgctgttttccagctccaaGTTAGCAAAAACCATGGAATTTCCTGTGTCTGTGATTGTTATCCAGGCATTTTGCAACAGGTAAATGCAGCAAGTTGaactctgtgctgctgtgtcaATGCATCCCTTTTGTTTTAGTGTTGGCACCTCCAGTTTTCCTTGGGTTTAACTGCTCTGCACAAAGGGGTCCTGGTTTGCTTTAGGGTTTGTAAATACATTTGTGATTATTTGGCTTCTGGAAGCctctcagggccagcctgacTTAGGACGTGgctgtccccactgctccccAGCACTTAGATgacaatttttattaaaaaaagtaaataaaactaGGAAGTGAGCCAGGTAAAGGTGCCAGGTTAAGAGAGATGCTTTTCCTCACCTTCAGCTGGGGGGCTGGACAGGATGGCTGCCAGGTCAGCTTCACTTGAAATGTATTTACTgcaaaacagcaacatttttaaggggaaaacaaggaaaatgagACAAGCCCAGAACTGGTGCCACTGCTGAGATGGCAAAATTCAACAGAAGcacccaagggaaaaaaaagctgaacagAACCTCTCCAGTTGTTTCTTGGAAAGGgattatttgcatttctgcaaGAGATAACACATCCCAGGAAACAGAGCAGTTTTTGCAGCCCCCTGTTcgctggcaggggctgcagcagggcaaaGATAACACAAATACTGAGAGGCCAAAAATGTCACTGCCCCTGGGACTGTATGTGGGGGCtgagagggagcaggggaactacaaataaacagcaataaagaacattttccctcctggaagatgggggaaaaaaaaagagccaagCACATCAGCTCCAGAGGTTTTGGGGAGCATTTTGTCTTTATACAACAAGGATGAAATAAATTCCTTACCAGCTTTTGCTGCCCCTTGTTGCTGTCCCCAGGTTTTTCCCTGCTTGACACATTCCCAGTGCCTGTGAGCCTTCTCCAGATTATCCAGTTAATTATTGGAAGGGCTGTAATGGCTCTGCAAAGAGGTTAAATTGATTCCAGATGAATACAGTGGAGTCAGAGCATGGAGAACACATTTCTATTTCATACTGAATTGCACCCAGCCCAGGTTGTCATTGTTTGGGGGGTGAGGACCTGGCACAGGGGGCTCAGAAaagatgtcccatccctggaagtgtccaaatccagcttggacagggcttggagctgacctgggatagtggaaggtgtttggaatgagatgatcttccAACCCAGTGCAGAATTCCCTTCTAACACCCAATCCAATCTCCTGCCACATGACAATATTGGCTCTTCCATCAGATTTTAGACAGAAGGAGAAGCTTTTTCCCACCACTCAAACACTGGGATGCTGTCACAGGGTGTGGTGGGAGTCAAGAGGTTTGGGAACAGGGGTGGTGAAGTTTCTTCCTGAGGAAGTGCTGCAAAAGCTGTAACAAAGCACTGAGAAGTTTGTGTGGAGGGTCctgaaggggctggagccctgGGACACCGGTCCCAAGCAGCCCCCAGAGGCaggagatggggctgggggGTCCCACCAGCTACAGCAGCGTGGATGGCAAGGCTCAGTTAACCCAGGTAAGGCAGAGCCTAAAGCAGCACAGGTACAAGGTGTCAGCAGGTTAGGTTAGGCTAAACCTGCTTATCTCAGCTGTGAACCAGGCTCGTTTTGCTGGAGGTGAAGGTtgttctctgctttccaggaggAAGCTCCTGCGGGCATTCCCCACACCCGAGTGCTCCTTTCACTCTGTTATTGGCACCAAGACAGAAACTGCAGCCTGTGCACAGAGGTCCCCTAAGGTAAAAGGCATCCTCAGGTAAAAGCTGAGCCATTCTGGgccaggaaaatattttccatcacTCAAGGACACGTTTGCAGCCACAATGTCACAAGAGCTGCCCAGAACTGCCCTCACAGCTGCTCGCAGGTTTTTCTGGCTCTTACTGGCCATGACCTGAGAAAGCCACAGAACCTGGGATGGAACCACAGGATAAAGGGAAAGGACTCACAAGGACcatcaaagtccagctcctggcccaaAATCCCACCACGGACATCCCTGGAGCGttgtccaagctctcctggagctctcgGGGCcgggaccattccctggggagcctgggcagtgccagcaccctctggggacAGAACCTGTcccaaaatccaacccaaacctcccctggcccagaCCGATTTATCTGAAGGAACACCGACACACACGACAGAGATTTTGCAAGGCCGGGCATGCAGTACCAGGTGCTGTAACTACACCTATTGTAAAGTACGAGTAGCAGCAAACCCGGCCATTCCCGCAGCTCAGGAATTCAGGCCTGGCCCACAGGAGGGTGCTGCTCCCCGGCACATGGCACATCACCGTCCCCACACGCTGATTTTGCTTATTAATGCCACAACAAACGCCTGGGGCACAGCAATCGGGGGCTGGGACTCACCactcaaacacacaaaaaaaccccaaagaaaaaaaaaataaaaattgggcCTCTCTGTCCCaaatttccagctgcagcatcctctgagGCAGAGCAGTGGGTTTGTGTCTCCTCTGCATCCTGGGCAGAGGATGGAGAACAGGCTGATCCCAGAGCCACAGGGTCAGGTTGgagtcctggctctgctgctgttccccagggctgtgtAACAATTAATTATCAatttaaaactgattaaaatgATGAACGATtggtgtgtccccagcaggtccctgctgacacagagctggaggagcaggagggctctgctccaggatggagaggttggaaaagaactgCCTGAagctctgccagggagcagcacagcctggggacagctctggggagaaggaTCTGGGGGTTCTGGGGGACgaggagctgtccctgagccagcagagtgTCCTGGAGACCCTGAACACCccggagcagggatgggatctcctccctggggatatccctgtgccctgggatgGCCCTGCCGGAGCAGGGGGTGGCACCAGTGACCCtctggggtcccttccaacctcacccACCCTGTGATCAGGCATTTATGTGACAACAAAAACCACCAGAAATCTTGTGTTTTAATTGTGCTGAAGAAACCCCAACGATCTCACCAGATTTGACAGAAAGTTCTCATGCTAACAAATCTCCAGTGACAAAAAGGAACACAGACAATTAAAATCAACAATGGATACAGCTCAGACAGGACAGGGCGAGCAGAGCCACCACCAGGCAGAGGATGGACACAGAGCTGATGGCAGGAGGTGAAACAACCTCTGACAAAATCAAATTTTCCCTACAAACTCCTGGCTCTGtcagctctgtccccaccctggcacagggtgacacagctcccccagcacccTGTGCTCCACCACCCACCTGGGGGGGCTTCACACCTTGGTTTTACTGCACAGACaagtcacagcaaaaaataaagtgatttttctaCACACCAGACAATTCCCCCACATTTTACTCCAAcaatacataaattattttgtaaacaCATCAGATCTGCTGACCAATGGGATCCAGTCCAGTCCTCAGGTCCTGTTTGGTTGAACTGATTCTCCAACAAACTCCAGGCACAGTTTGCCATTTTGTTCAGTCTGCAGATTATTCACaaattattcagtattttcaatactaaattaatttaaattaattaatttactaaatactaaaattattcagtattttcaattATTCAAAAATCATAGCCCAGAACGTACCAAGAACACACTAGAGATactcaggaacacaaaactaATGACTCACAGCATCATGTGCTTGTcataaaaaatgagattttaccTCACCTTAATCATGTTACAATTACATTTCAAACATACATAAAATTCACTTctttaagtaaaaaaatcagatataaAAAATTGGCCCCAACAACAAAATGTTTCCTATGTGGAATCTTTAAATCTTTTGGGAGCTGGACTAAGTGCTGTCAGAGCTGGGattcaaatatttaagaagTAATTTTCCCTCAATGGAAATTTGGTTCTCCATCCaatgctgaaatatttgatGAATTTGCCCATCAAAGAATATCAGTATGCCTTAGCTTATTGgatttctagaaaataaaacagacagGTACTAATTATGCTATGaactaaatatatattaaatatttgccaTTTTACCCAACCAGAGGCCTTGTTTTTAGCACTGCAATGatctggaaggaaaaagcaaagctcAGAATTATTTCCACTTCAGAATTGGACTGAAATTATAAAGATCAGGTTGGTTTTCACACGAGCAGCTGATCCTGCAAAGGCTTATAAAGATGATGAGCCAGTGTCATTAATTGTTGGGATTTAACGAGGTCATTCCCAGTGCAAAGCCTGCACTAAAGCCAGGAttcctctgtgccagcagggaaGTGCAAATCCTTCTAGTGTGGAGAAAAACCCCAATATTGGAGTCCCACCACATCATCCTACCCTCAGCAGAACAAACTCAGTGACACAAATACAAAGCCCCAGCGTGgcaagagcagcacaggaatATTTGCATCACAGCTTCATCAGATTAgccataaaaaccccaaaaaggaatttaaaaatgtcaattaCCTCAAGCATTTAATCACTTTTCCAAAGCAGGTgggaagaaaaacccaacccacAATAGAAGATAATGTCC
The Parus major isolate Abel chromosome 13, Parus_major1.1, whole genome shotgun sequence DNA segment above includes these coding regions:
- the LOC107210525 gene encoding sulfate transporter-like → MEGTSSKAQEAPATFITLEEHESPGCSSRELILERARAACSCSPRSLRRLLPVLEWLPRYSPRTQLLGDVVSGLLVGIVAIPQSISYSLLANQDPIYGIYTNFFCNIIYAATATSRHASVGSFGVLCLMVGQSVTRHLQLAGYGDSGAALGDNSSSPRNGTEACDRSCYAITVALSLSFLVGLYQVLLGLLQMGFVAVYLSEPLLGGFVTGSSLTIITSQMKYLLGLKIPRHEGVGSFILTWVDLFRHIHTTNICDLLTSLVALAIIVPIKELNERYKERMKAPFPIELLVVIVATVVSHYFDFEQRYQAAVCGDIPTGFRKPTVPDSSLFPSLALDALPIAVIGFAMTVSLAEIFGKKHGYAVSANQEMIAIGMCNLIPSFFYCFASSAALTKTLLKESTGSQTQVSGLVTSLVLLLVLLWISPLFYSLQTSILGVVTIVNLRGGLSKFRDTPRMWQLSKLDTVVWWTTMLCSTLVTTEIGLLVGVCFSLLCIIFRTQRPRATLLGKVSNREIYEDQATYKQLSSIANVKIFRFECSLYYANKDYFRAALYQKTGVNPVLLATSHPGPGATTATGSSRGSGDGFGCLKQARRRAETPPARLPCRDMHTLILDCGAMQFIDTAGLSVLKETHHDYLGVGVQVLLANCNPSIRRRLREGGWAGQAGAGGPLPFHSIHDAVQFAERCHRGESRDAQAALPDPGDVNLQVSL